One Methylobacterium oryzae DNA window includes the following coding sequences:
- the addB gene encoding double-strand break repair protein AddB, whose protein sequence is MPARQAVFTISRGVPFLPTLAEALLSGRLVGPVADDPLARASVTIYLPTRRAARALGAILAERLGRDAPGQATLLPRMVPLGEADEAELDLAAEPLLEENADPLSIPMPPLERRLILARLVQAWARTVDRTLLPLDAEVPFLVPSSPADAVGLAGDLERLMDALTVEGLPWSEIGAAVEAEYSRYFGLTLDFVKIAAENWPKLLAERGLADPVARARGLVLAEERRLSRGATLDPVIVAGSLGSVPATARLIAAVAKLPHGAVVLPGLDLDLDAAGWDGIDTGEGFSRVIAHGHPQAVLHRLLGPENLNLDRAEVVALGEPDPGQAARAALLSQALRPADTTDAWAALDPAERDTVARLGLEGLALAEAADEREEALVAALALRETLQTPGATAALITPDRGLAGRVAVELLRWGIVAEDSAGLSLAVSPAGRLARLAAELAADLARDQADAIPARLIALLSHPMVHLGLPRPDVVRGAAALEIGLLRGPVPAPGFDGLRKALAAERAGPPEHRPRAKRRLKDVDWELAANLLDRLDLVFRDFPGPDGAGECDLVTTAAGHREACDRLIAGPEDGPPVETDGSLSCLDALFDDLEMAEPGLMPGRFDDYATFFTSLARERKVACSGDAPHPRLRILGLLEARLLSVDRVVLGGLDEGVWPVRTLTDSFLNRPMRERVGLNPPERRIGQMAHDFVQALGCRDAVITRALKREGAPTVPSRLIQRLRALSGDARWDAVLHAGRRLAGLAARLDAAPPEPRLKRPAPKPDPALFPRSLSVTEIETLVRDPYSIFARHVLGLDPLDPLAAAPGVATRGSLVHDVFAEFASRHPKDLPPDFAERLLNFAVNAFGDIEAEYPNLYAEWWPRYERMASAYLDWEARRRPGLTRVYPEVSGRWAIPMGRETFTLRARADRIELRPDGTACIVDYKTGTPPSGKMIFSGFSPQLTLEAAMLMHGAFADLPAVTTTPDLLYVHASGGRKPFVPIPVKPPRGEERGVEAIVAEHAARLRGLVARFMTGEAAYTARPYPQYASRYGAYDHLARVLEWSLAGDEGGE, encoded by the coding sequence ATGCCCGCCCGACAGGCCGTTTTCACCATCTCCCGCGGCGTCCCGTTCCTGCCGACGCTCGCCGAGGCGCTGCTCTCCGGCCGCCTCGTCGGGCCGGTGGCGGACGATCCGCTGGCGCGCGCCTCCGTCACGATCTACCTGCCGACCCGCCGCGCGGCCCGGGCGCTCGGCGCGATCCTGGCCGAGAGGCTCGGCCGGGACGCGCCCGGCCAGGCGACGCTGCTGCCGCGGATGGTGCCGCTCGGCGAGGCCGACGAGGCCGAGCTCGACCTCGCCGCCGAGCCGCTGCTGGAGGAGAACGCCGATCCCCTGAGCATCCCGATGCCGCCGCTGGAGCGCCGGCTGATCCTGGCCCGCCTCGTCCAGGCCTGGGCCAGGACCGTCGACCGGACGCTGCTGCCGCTGGACGCCGAGGTGCCGTTCCTGGTGCCGTCCTCCCCCGCCGACGCGGTCGGGCTCGCCGGCGATCTCGAGCGCCTGATGGACGCGCTCACCGTCGAGGGCCTGCCCTGGTCGGAGATCGGCGCGGCCGTCGAGGCCGAGTATTCCCGCTACTTCGGCCTGACCCTCGACTTCGTGAAGATCGCCGCCGAGAACTGGCCGAAGCTCCTGGCCGAGCGGGGCCTCGCCGATCCGGTCGCCCGCGCCCGCGGGCTCGTGCTCGCCGAGGAGCGGCGCCTGTCGCGCGGCGCGACGCTGGACCCGGTGATCGTCGCCGGCTCGCTGGGCTCCGTCCCCGCCACGGCCCGGCTCATCGCCGCCGTGGCCAAGCTGCCCCACGGCGCCGTGGTCCTGCCCGGGCTCGATCTCGACCTCGACGCGGCCGGCTGGGACGGCATCGACACCGGCGAGGGTTTTTCCCGCGTGATCGCGCACGGCCATCCGCAGGCGGTGCTGCACCGGTTGCTCGGACCGGAGAACCTCAACCTCGACCGCGCCGAGGTCGTCGCCCTCGGCGAGCCCGACCCCGGCCAGGCGGCGCGAGCCGCGCTCCTGTCGCAGGCCCTGCGGCCGGCCGATACCACCGACGCGTGGGCCGCCCTCGACCCGGCCGAGCGCGACACCGTCGCCCGCCTCGGCCTCGAGGGGCTCGCGCTCGCCGAAGCGGCCGACGAGCGCGAGGAGGCGCTGGTCGCGGCGCTGGCGCTGCGCGAGACCCTGCAGACCCCCGGTGCGACTGCGGCGCTCATCACGCCCGACCGCGGGCTCGCCGGCCGGGTCGCCGTCGAGCTGCTGCGCTGGGGCATCGTGGCCGAGGATTCCGCCGGGCTGTCCCTGGCCGTGAGCCCGGCCGGGCGGCTCGCCCGGCTCGCGGCGGAACTCGCCGCCGACCTCGCCCGCGATCAGGCCGACGCGATCCCGGCCCGGCTGATCGCGCTGCTCTCCCATCCGATGGTCCATCTCGGTCTGCCGCGTCCCGACGTGGTCCGGGGCGCGGCCGCCCTGGAGATCGGATTGCTGCGCGGTCCGGTCCCGGCCCCGGGCTTCGACGGCCTGCGCAAGGCCCTCGCCGCCGAGCGCGCCGGGCCGCCCGAGCACCGGCCCCGGGCCAAACGCCGCCTGAAGGACGTCGACTGGGAGCTGGCCGCGAACCTGCTGGACCGGCTCGATCTGGTGTTCCGGGATTTCCCGGGACCGGACGGGGCGGGGGAATGCGACCTCGTCACCACCGCCGCGGGTCACCGTGAGGCGTGCGACCGGCTGATCGCCGGGCCGGAGGACGGTCCCCCGGTCGAGACGGACGGATCCCTGTCCTGCCTCGACGCCCTGTTCGACGACCTGGAGATGGCGGAGCCCGGCCTGATGCCGGGGCGGTTCGACGACTACGCCACCTTCTTCACGTCGCTCGCCCGGGAGCGCAAAGTCGCCTGCTCGGGCGACGCGCCGCATCCGCGCCTGCGCATCCTCGGGTTGCTGGAGGCGCGCCTCCTGTCGGTGGATCGCGTGGTGCTCGGCGGGCTGGACGAGGGCGTCTGGCCGGTGCGCACGCTGACCGACTCGTTCCTCAACCGGCCGATGCGCGAGCGGGTCGGCCTCAACCCGCCCGAGCGGCGGATCGGGCAGATGGCCCACGACTTCGTGCAGGCGCTCGGCTGCCGCGACGCGGTGATCACCCGCGCGCTGAAGCGGGAGGGCGCCCCGACCGTGCCGTCGCGCCTGATCCAGCGCCTGCGCGCGCTCTCGGGCGACGCCCGCTGGGACGCCGTCCTGCACGCGGGGCGCCGGCTCGCGGGCCTCGCCGCGCGGCTCGACGCGGCGCCGCCGGAGCCGCGGCTGAAGCGCCCCGCGCCGAAGCCGGACCCGGCGCTGTTCCCGCGCTCGCTCAGCGTCACCGAGATCGAGACGCTGGTGCGCGATCCCTACAGCATCTTCGCCCGCCACGTGCTCGGACTGGACCCGCTCGATCCGCTGGCGGCGGCGCCGGGCGTCGCCACCCGCGGCTCCCTGGTGCACGACGTCTTCGCGGAATTCGCCAGTCGCCATCCCAAGGACCTGCCGCCGGACTTCGCGGAGCGGCTGCTGAACTTCGCGGTGAACGCCTTCGGCGACATCGAGGCGGAGTACCCGAACCTCTACGCCGAGTGGTGGCCGCGCTACGAACGCATGGCTTCGGCCTATCTGGACTGGGAGGCGCGGCGCCGGCCCGGCCTGACCCGGGTCTACCCGGAGGTCTCCGGGCGCTGGGCGATCCCGATGGGGCGCGAGACCTTCACGCTGCGCGCCCGGGCCGACCGGATCGAGCTGCGGCCGGACGGCACCGCCTGCATCGTCGATTACAAGACCGGGACGCCGCCCTCGGGCAAGATGATCTTCTCCGGGTTCTCGCCGCAGCTCACCCTGGAGGCGGCGATGCTGATGCACGGCGCCTTCGCGGATCTGCCGGCCGTGACGACGACGCCGGACCTGCTCTACGTCCACGCCTCGGGCGGCCGGAAGCCCTTCGTCCCGATCCCGGTGAAGCCGCCCCGGGGCGAGGAGCGCGGCGTGGAGGCGATCGTGGCCGAGCACGCCGCGCGGCTCCGGGGGCTGGTGGCCCGGTTCATGACCGGCGAGGCGGCCTACACGGCGCGGCCCTACCCGCAATATGCCAGCCGGTACGGCGCCTACGACCACCTCGCCCGGGTGCTCGAGTGGTCGCTCGCCGGGGACGAGGGCGGGGAGTGA
- the tcuA gene encoding FAD-dependent tricarballylate dehydrogenase TcuA, translating to MQRPDDAPWDVVVVGSGNAAMSAGLAALERGASVLMIEKAERDLAGGNTAYTAGAMRFVYAGNDDLIPLLVDPEDPRLPRTDFGAYTAQKFEADLLGFNDGRPLSREQRILIDESGAALRWLATQGVKFEPIYSRQSFEKDGRFVFWGGLTLATHDEGFGLARAELEAFTRAGGEIRYGCPARGLIVEDGRVVGVETPQGPVRATSVVLACGGFEANAALRTRFIGEGWDKARVRGTPHNQGDGLQMALDLGAKAHGFYGGCHATPMDLHTPDYGNLELPHGERKHYRKICYFLGLMLNADGERFVDEGKNFRNYTYAQFGRSIMEQPGHVAWQIFDAKVDHLLYSEYRFHDAHFVEADTLDGLLDKLEGIDRAAARRTIAAFNAAVDESVPFDPTVKDGRGTKGLALPKSNWAQRIETGPFKAYPVTGGITFTYGGVEVGDDGGVKRADGGAIPGLYACGEMVGGVFFNGYPGGSGLTSGVVFGRRAGYGAAARAKG from the coding sequence ATGCAGCGTCCGGACGATGCGCCGTGGGATGTGGTGGTGGTCGGCTCGGGCAACGCCGCCATGAGCGCCGGCCTCGCCGCCCTGGAGCGCGGCGCCTCGGTGCTGATGATCGAGAAGGCCGAGCGGGACCTCGCCGGCGGCAACACCGCCTACACGGCCGGGGCCATGCGCTTCGTCTACGCGGGCAACGACGACCTGATCCCGCTGCTGGTCGATCCCGAGGACCCGCGCCTGCCGCGGACCGATTTCGGTGCCTACACGGCACAGAAATTCGAGGCGGACCTGCTCGGCTTCAACGACGGGCGGCCGCTCTCGCGCGAGCAGCGCATCCTGATCGACGAGAGCGGCGCGGCCCTGCGCTGGCTGGCGACGCAGGGGGTGAAGTTCGAGCCGATCTACTCCCGTCAATCGTTCGAGAAGGACGGGCGCTTCGTGTTCTGGGGCGGCCTGACGCTCGCCACCCACGACGAGGGCTTCGGCCTCGCCCGGGCCGAGCTGGAGGCCTTCACCCGGGCCGGCGGCGAGATCCGCTACGGCTGCCCGGCCCGGGGCCTGATCGTGGAGGACGGGCGCGTCGTCGGCGTGGAGACGCCGCAGGGTCCGGTCCGGGCGACGTCCGTGGTGCTGGCCTGCGGCGGCTTCGAGGCGAACGCTGCCCTCCGGACACGCTTCATCGGCGAGGGCTGGGACAAGGCCCGGGTGCGCGGCACGCCCCACAACCAGGGCGACGGGCTCCAGATGGCGCTCGACCTCGGCGCGAAGGCCCACGGCTTCTACGGTGGCTGCCACGCCACGCCGATGGACCTGCACACCCCCGATTACGGCAACCTCGAGCTGCCGCATGGCGAGCGCAAGCACTACCGGAAGATCTGCTACTTCCTGGGCCTCATGCTGAACGCGGACGGCGAGCGATTCGTCGACGAGGGCAAGAATTTCCGCAACTACACCTACGCCCAGTTTGGCCGCTCGATCATGGAGCAGCCCGGGCACGTGGCGTGGCAGATCTTCGACGCCAAGGTAGATCACCTGCTCTACAGCGAGTACCGGTTCCACGACGCGCACTTCGTCGAGGCCGACACCTTGGACGGGCTCCTCGACAAGCTCGAGGGCATCGACCGCGCGGCGGCGCGGCGGACCATCGCGGCGTTCAACGCCGCCGTGGACGAGAGCGTGCCCTTCGACCCGACCGTGAAGGACGGGCGCGGCACGAAGGGGCTCGCCCTGCCGAAGTCGAACTGGGCGCAGAGGATCGAGACCGGGCCGTTCAAGGCCTACCCGGTCACGGGCGGCATCACCTTCACCTACGGCGGCGTCGAGGTCGGCGACGACGGCGGCGTGAAGCGCGCGGACGGCGGCGCGATTCCCGGCCTCTATGCCTGCGGCGAGATGGTCGGTGGCGTGTTCTTCAACGGCTATCCCGGCGGCTCGGGGCTGACCTCCGGCGTCGTGTTCGGCCGCCGCGCCGGCTACGGCGCCGCCGCGAGGGCGAAGGGCTGA
- a CDS encoding GntR family transcriptional regulator, translated as MKASEAERSSGAGAYERLLRAIEEGELAPGSRLREAELAERFQISRTPVREALGRLEAQGLVAHEPHRGASVAQLDYGQVSELYDLREVLEGTAARLAAIHASTVETEILEEMVARDRTLLGDAPALARTNRLFHRQIHGAARNRFLQGTLETMRLSLVLLPGATTLAAPDRAAESLAEHAAIVAAIRAHDGDAAEAAARAHIRAAFKARIRIWQES; from the coding sequence ATGAAGGCCAGCGAAGCGGAGCGCTCCAGCGGCGCCGGCGCCTACGAGCGGCTGCTGCGGGCGATCGAGGAGGGCGAGCTCGCCCCTGGCAGCCGCCTGCGCGAGGCGGAGCTCGCCGAGCGGTTCCAGATCAGCCGCACGCCGGTCCGCGAGGCGCTCGGCCGGCTGGAGGCGCAGGGACTCGTCGCCCACGAGCCGCACCGGGGCGCCAGCGTGGCGCAGCTCGATTACGGGCAGGTGAGCGAGCTCTACGACCTGCGCGAGGTGCTGGAGGGGACGGCCGCGCGCCTCGCGGCGATCCACGCCAGCACGGTCGAGACCGAGATCCTGGAGGAGATGGTCGCCCGGGACCGGACGCTGCTCGGCGACGCGCCCGCGCTGGCACGGACCAACCGGCTGTTCCACCGCCAGATCCACGGGGCGGCGCGCAACCGCTTCCTGCAGGGCACGCTGGAGACGATGCGCCTGTCGCTGGTGCTGCTCCCGGGCGCCACCACGCTGGCGGCGCCCGACCGCGCCGCGGAATCGCTCGCCGAGCACGCGGCGATCGTGGCAGCGATCCGGGCCCACGACGGGGATGCCGCCGAGGCCGCGGCCCGGGCCCATATCCGCGCCGCCTTCAAGGCGCGGATCCGGATCTGGCAGGAGAGCTGA
- a CDS encoding acyl-CoA dehydrogenase — MNAPMRPPGSASPSAPASARFVWDDPFLLEDQLTEDERAIRDVAQSFAQEQLLPGIVEAYATEKTDPGLFRKMGELGLLGVTLPEEYGCAGASYVAYGLVARAVEAVDSGYRSMMSVQSSLVMYPIHAYGSEEQRQKFLPKLASGEWIGCFGLTEPDAGSDPAGMKTKAEKIDGGYRISGAKMWISNAPFADVFVVWAKSEAHEGAIRGFVLEKGMKGLSAPTLKGKLSLRASTTGEIVMEGVEVGEDALLPNVSGLKGPFGCLNRARYGISWGAMGAAEDCWHRARTYTLERKQFGRPLAQTQLVQKKLADMQTEIALGLQASLRVGRLMDEGKMAPEMISLVKRNNCGKALDIARTARDMHGGNGIMGEYHVMRHAQNLETVNTYEGTHDVHALILGRAQTGLQAFF, encoded by the coding sequence ATGAACGCTCCGATGCGCCCTCCGGGCAGCGCCTCCCCGTCGGCCCCGGCCTCGGCCCGCTTCGTCTGGGACGATCCCTTCCTGCTGGAGGATCAGCTCACCGAGGACGAGCGGGCGATCCGCGACGTCGCCCAGAGCTTCGCGCAGGAGCAGCTGCTGCCCGGGATCGTGGAGGCTTACGCCACCGAGAAGACCGATCCCGGCCTGTTCCGCAAGATGGGCGAGCTCGGCCTGCTCGGCGTGACGCTCCCGGAGGAGTACGGCTGCGCGGGCGCCTCCTACGTGGCCTACGGGCTCGTGGCGCGGGCGGTCGAGGCGGTGGATTCCGGCTACCGCTCGATGATGAGCGTCCAATCCTCCCTCGTGATGTACCCGATCCACGCCTATGGCTCCGAGGAGCAGCGCCAGAAGTTCCTGCCGAAGCTCGCCTCGGGCGAGTGGATCGGCTGCTTCGGCCTCACCGAGCCGGATGCCGGCTCGGACCCGGCCGGCATGAAGACCAAGGCCGAGAAGATCGACGGCGGCTACCGGATCTCCGGCGCCAAGATGTGGATCTCGAACGCCCCCTTCGCGGACGTCTTCGTGGTCTGGGCGAAGTCCGAGGCCCACGAGGGCGCGATCCGCGGCTTCGTCCTCGAGAAGGGCATGAAGGGCCTGTCCGCCCCGACGCTGAAGGGCAAGCTATCCCTGCGCGCCTCCACCACCGGCGAGATCGTCATGGAGGGCGTCGAGGTCGGCGAGGACGCGCTGCTGCCGAACGTCTCGGGGCTGAAGGGGCCGTTCGGCTGCCTCAACCGGGCGCGCTACGGCATCTCGTGGGGCGCGATGGGCGCCGCAGAGGATTGCTGGCACCGCGCCCGCACCTACACGCTGGAGCGCAAGCAGTTCGGCCGGCCCCTGGCGCAGACCCAGCTCGTCCAGAAGAAGCTCGCCGACATGCAGACCGAGATCGCGCTGGGCCTCCAGGCCTCGCTCCGCGTCGGGCGGCTGATGGACGAGGGCAAGATGGCGCCCGAGATGATCTCGCTGGTCAAGCGCAACAATTGCGGCAAGGCGCTGGACATCGCCCGCACCGCCCGCGACATGCACGGCGGCAACGGCATCATGGGCGAGTACCACGTGATGCGCCACGCCCAGAACCTCGAGACGGTGAACACCTACGAAGGCACCCACGACGTCCACGCCCTGATCCTGGGCCGGGCCCAGACGGGGCTGCAGGCGTTCTTCTGA